The genome window GGAATATACCCCCCAACCGGCTCCCTGCGTGCTGGATGATCTTCCCCCTAATGCTCGCCCTGATGCTCTCCCTGACGCTCCCATGGGAAAAAGACAGATGGTGGCCACCGCTCCTGCTGCAACCTCCAAAAAGCAATAACCCGCCTTGCTGGCTCAAACCCCTGCCATGACCAACGGTCACGGCAAGACAACCTCATTCCTCCACGCGGAATTCACATTCAACCCGAAGCCCTCCGGGATGATCCGCACCCGGCACCTCAAGCCCCTTCAGGCGGCGGGCAAAGGCGTGCATGAACCGGACAAACTCCCTGGTTCCGGTCACCCTGACCACGTGCGCGTCGTGCACCTGCAGGTGCGAACCCAGGTCAAGCACAATGAGGGCCTGTCCCGGACCAGGAGGGCGGGCTGGTTCCCATAGTTCCATGACCCGTTGCCGAATAATGCGAAGCAGATCATCTGCCTGGTGGGCCTCCCGGCCGATCCGATCGGTGGCAGGCATCCTGCCACCTGAAACCTTGATCGTAGGACCAGGCAACGCGGTCACAACCAGATCCCCGCCCTTCCGGGTGACCCTGTTCACGTGAAGGGGGCTTAAGTCCACAATCAGATCAGGATGTTGTGCAGGCGTTTGCAACACCTCGCCCATGATCAAGGCGGCAAGGATCATGTGCACCAGGCAGGCAAGGCCCAGGGCCCAGGCCATTCTCCATGTCTTAAGACGAGTGATGCCCATTTCCCCTTGACCACCAGGTCTTGTCGGGACGGTCAAACCACCATCGGTCGATTTCAGCACGCATGATGGCATCTGCCAGTTCCCTGGCTTCCTGGGTACGCAAACGAGGCAGGGCTCCCTTGAGCCATTTGGCTGCAAACCGGTTCCCCAGATCCGCCTCTTCCTTCAGATTGAGGATGAAATCCAGCTGATCCGCGTCCTGGGCAATACAGGCCTCCACGGTTTCCACACCTTCCAGCTCCTTCCACTGGTCAAGCATCTCCTCCTCAAGCCCGGTCCCTTCAGTGGCATGATGCAGGGCCTTTTCCACATCACAGGTATTGTAGATGCGGTTGACGTAGTTGAAATCACCAATCCGGGCCTCGTGCAGATCGTGGAACAGGCACAAGCACACCGTGCGCCCCACATCCGCCTTCATGCGCTTGGCCAGGACATACCCGATCACCGCAGTCCTGAAGGAATGTTCTGCCACGTTTTCCTGCCCGGTACCCAGAAATTGATATCCTGTTCTGGGGGTCTTCCTGAGCATGCCGGCTTCCAACAGAAAATCCGCAACCCGGGAAAGATCTCCCATGGCTGACGTGCGGGAGGGTGCCTCCTCTTCCTGATGCGTTTCCTCTACCCTGTCATGGTGTGCTGCATTCTGGTCTTTGTTGTACATGGTTTGAGTGCTAATGGTTCCTGGTTGTTTGAGCAAGGGGTTTGCCCGGGGGGGCTCACCCGCGAACCCCCTTGGATTGGACGTGGCTTGCGCCCTTGTCGGGCCCAAATGCCCTCTTTCCCCGAGGCAAACAAAAAAAAGCGGCCAAAGGGCCGCTTTTTTTGTGTACTTGTGACAATGGACATCCAGCAGATCACTCTAACCGAGCTCCCTGCTTCTGTCATGGGCCGCCTTGACAGCCTTGTACAGGGCATGCTTGCAGGCCCGCTTTTCCAACTCATTGAGCCCGGCAATGGTGGTGCCCCCCGGGGAGGTGACCATTTCCTTGAGCTGGGTGATGTGCATCTCGCTTGTGGCGGCCATGGTTGCCGAACCCGTCACAAGCCCCTTGACCATGTCTGTTGCCTGCTGCCGACCAAGGCCAAGACTCACGCCCGCATCAATGAGTCCCTCCATGAAATGGAACACATAGGCAGGTCCCGAACCCACAAGGCCGGTAAAAACGTCAAAAAGACGCTCTTCAAGCTCATAGGCAGAACCCATATGCCCGAGCAGGTTCATGACAAAGGTCTTGTTGGCCTCGGTAAGACCTTCATCCTCCAGGCACACGGCAAAGACCCCCTGACCCACCAGGGCCGGGGTGTTGGGCATGACCCGGATAACCGGACAGACATGATCGGTCAGCTCTTTGAGCCGATCCATGGTCACCCCGGCAGCAATGGAAATCAGACAGATATCTGGC of Desulfoplanes formicivorans contains these proteins:
- a CDS encoding HD domain-containing protein, which translates into the protein MGDLSRVADFLLEAGMLRKTPRTGYQFLGTGQENVAEHSFRTAVIGYVLAKRMKADVGRTVCLCLFHDLHEARIGDFNYVNRIYNTCDVEKALHHATEGTGLEEEMLDQWKELEGVETVEACIAQDADQLDFILNLKEEADLGNRFAAKWLKGALPRLRTQEARELADAIMRAEIDRWWFDRPDKTWWSRGNGHHSS
- the proC gene encoding pyrroline-5-carboxylate reductase encodes the protein MEHLGIIGTGNMGGALAMGAGDLAEVTLYGFDPSSKRLESLRAACGLIPCAHPQEVCQRSTYVLLAVKPHLVPVVLADMREHLGPDICLISIAAGVTMDRLKELTDHVCPVIRVMPNTPALVGQGVFAVCLEDEGLTEANKTFVMNLLGHMGSAYELEERLFDVFTGLVGSGPAYVFHFMEGLIDAGVSLGLGRQQATDMVKGLVTGSATMAATSEMHITQLKEMVTSPGGTTIAGLNELEKRACKHALYKAVKAAHDRSRELG